The genomic DNA TCAAGGAAACTGTTCATGTCCGATAAATTATATTctcaagaaaaaaatattgacaATTACGATATGAATAGTTATGAGAAAAATAAGTACAGGAAATATCTTCAAAATTCTAGTGATGAATATTCTATTCAGCATAtgcaaaaatttttgaagtaaccagaaaaaaaaaaaagaaaaaaaaacacaagGATAcgaatttatgtatattattttgggCAAAGACAATTGAatatcccttttttttttttttttttttttttcttcttctttttcttctttttcttctttttcttttttttttttttacacccCTTTTTATTCCTTCATTTTGCGTTAATACTTTTACTCCCATTTACAGGCATGGAATTGCAGATAATGGAATTCGAATAATGACAACAAATAATTGCTCATGGTGAGATCCTTAATAGAACTAAAACTagagtattattttttcttacgTGTACCCAACAAGTGCGTTGTGTATAAGTATGTGTATGAGTATGTGTATGCGCATGTGTATGAGTATGTGTATGCGCATGTGTATGcgcatgtatatgtgtgtgtatatacatatatataattcattattgATGTAGAAATATCTGGGctcattttttctatattttttttttttttctacttttgcacatataattacatattaatatttttaggtactataattattataaagcAACAAAAACATGTTCTCCACCCATTAAAGAACTTACGGAAGGGACTACCGttgattattattactatactACTCCTTTTTCTACACAAATAGGAAACATTAACTTGGTAATGATGCACAGTCAAGTAAATTTTGAAGATGGAACATGTACCCCCACTGATAGAGATTTCAAAATGAATGCAGTAACTCCTCAGATGATAAAAGAAGCGAAAATGAAAtctgtaaaatataaaaaggagtACATAGATTGGatttaaaaaaggaggaGAGCAAAGGAAAAGAAAGGAAGGAAAAAACAACGAATAGGAGGACCATCATTTACTCTCCCCTTCTTCAAAAATGTGTTCCAACTTGAAGACATACTATCACAAATCGTCTACATAAAGAAAGATGTGCATCGTGATtgcattaaaatttaaaaaaaattttgattaatacagttcttcttttaatttagtttaatttgacataatttaattttatttttattatttattttttttttttttacgtatatttttttttatatttatcctaTATCATTCTTCTATGTATGATCTTGCATATCCCAATTCATTTTAGTATCCTTTTTCCCTCCTTCTTACTCCtaattatgatttttttttttttttcttttctacatttttaacatatattatatgagcccttactttattttcatgtacatataatgtTTAAGTAATTAACCCAtaataaacttatttttttttttaatttttacttttattttgctcTCAGCTTTTCACTTAACAATTAAGGAGTATACAATTCAAtcaataaatttgtttttgctAATCAGTGATATTCCATAAACTCCTTTCACTCATACTATATCTTCTACTCTAAGTAGCTCTTACCCTCCTAGTCCTTATGCGAAAACTTtgatatttacaattttttatgtaacactgttcaaaatatttcataacGAGGAGCATATAATTCGTGTGATTGAGTGGAATCCACTTTGTACTTCTTAGAATAAATCTGTTTTGAAATTAGAGAAATACGCACGTGCGttcatgtacatatatacgtgtatgtTAATGTGTATGTTAATGTGTATGTTAATGTGTATGTtaatgtgtatgtgtatgtatatattcatgtatatattcatgtatatatatttttatgattaaTTTTTCCTCTTCTATTACttctattactactactgttttttttttttcccatttgaAGAGAGATTTATCTTTTATCCTCTTTCACTACAGTTCagtgataaaaatgaaataaaatgttctttatttttaagcaTTTAAAAGGGTTAACTATTTGTAGGGAAGGGCAGTTGGGGAAAGGAATTCCCAGTGTATTTACacttgcatatttttttttcttctttttttttttttttttttttttgtgctcATGCTTTTTTTGGATGCATTAGTgaatacttatataatatatatacttatacaaaatttgtcaatattttttaatgtttttttttttttttgtcgaTTCTAAATTATTTAGAGTAGATCTTATTAAACTATATCTTTTCTCTTTTGTCCCGTCtttttatccattttgtacttatttatttttttattttttatttttatttgtttcattgtagaaatatttctttggcatatgaacaaaaattaacataatattttgttaccCTTAACTCTGTAttcaaaatgaataatttaatattttttttttttttttttttttcaagttcGTTATTACTATCAACAGTTAGTTGTGATAAAGCAAAAATTTTACCTTTAGGTGATATAATATCTGGTGTTGCGGATATAGCTAATGTGATAGCCCCtaaaaaggaagaagtaGTTGAGTCTATCTCTGAATCTATTcctaaaattaatttaaaaattgtaccatcaaaaaaattaaatattaccaagaatgatattatatttttattatctcaACTTAGACAAGAAATTAGGAGACAGGTtactaaataaataaaataaaataaaaataaaattttttttttttttgtaatgccattttaaaattaaggCAACAACGATAtgctaaatttttttttgaattttttgcAGGTTGGAATATTACAAGGTGCGCAAGAGTgtaaaaaaagggaagaaaaaaggagcaaaataaggaaaagaaaaaaaaaaaaaaaaaaaaattatgtgtataaaaaaagcgggagggattttttttttataaaacgaAAGCTGTTGTTCTAAATGTGTTCTGAgcgaatgtatatatatatgtatacatatacgcatacatgtacatgtacatctACTTATGTACCTCTTTTTGTACTCGTGTGGgcatatatttacgtatatatgcacgtgCGAACAGACGAACTCgaggaaaaagaaaggaTGAGGGAAAGGTCTGCCTCCATTTGGTCAAGTAGCAATTCTGCTGTTTATTTCCCCAAACAAAGTAATAc from Plasmodium brasilianum strain Bolivian I chromosome 10, whole genome shotgun sequence includes the following:
- a CDS encoding secreted ookinete protein is translated as MKPDVKNSSEKDTSNVSVKLEKLENGSKSENGSKSENGNKSENGNKSENGNKSENGSKSENGSKSENGNKSENINMSEKLTTLEKLYESRKLFMSDKLYSQEKNIDNYDMNSYEKNKYRKYLQNSSDEYSIQHMQKFLKHGIADNGIRIMTTNNCSWYYNYYKATKTCSPPIKELTEGTTVDYYYYTTPFSTQIGNINLVMMHSQVNFEDGTCTPTDRDFKMNAVTPQMIKEAKMKSVKYKKDSLLLSTVSCDKAKILPLGDIISGVADIANVIAPKKEEVVESISESIPKINLKIVPSKKLNITKNDIIFLLSQLRQEIRRQVGILQGAQEYELEEKERMRERSASIWSSSNSAVYFPKQRDNKENVDNMEEDEKEEIEDLLDSLNKIGKDEQEKKEENLSYDIEINDRKNLDNNGESGLQNGPQFRQKTFRNGPIRRP